A DNA window from Thermomicrobiales bacterium contains the following coding sequences:
- a CDS encoding CoA transferase, giving the protein MFERSGDGFGPLNGVRVIDLGTMIAAPYGASLLADFGAEVIKVEMPGSGDPSRDLLPQIDGYSVRWAAFGRNKKCVTINLKTESGRALLLDLVRESDLIIENFRPGTLDRLGLDYDTLKSANPGIIVVRISGYGQSGPNRDLAGFGTPATAFSGVTYLTGHTDRPPVSPPFSLADYVAGLTGAFSAMMALYYRDTSGDADGQEVDVSLYEPLFRMLESLVAEFDQLGLVRERTPFVASGASPAGTYQTADGKWAVLVCSTQRTWERLPAAIERPDLLSDPRFATNADRVQHDGELNAILIDWFGQRTYAEAKALLDAAGCPASLIYSIEDIFADPHYHARENVVEVDHPTIGKLKMPGIVPKMSRTPGKITAAGPALGEHNLDVFGDLLGLSEEDLADLADAGVI; this is encoded by the coding sequence GTGTTTGAGCGGTCAGGGGATGGATTCGGGCCACTGAATGGAGTGAGGGTCATCGACCTGGGGACGATGATCGCAGCGCCGTATGGCGCATCGCTGCTCGCGGACTTCGGTGCGGAGGTCATCAAGGTCGAGATGCCAGGCTCCGGTGATCCGAGCCGCGACCTGCTGCCGCAGATCGACGGCTACTCTGTCCGCTGGGCGGCGTTCGGACGCAACAAGAAATGCGTGACGATCAACCTCAAGACCGAATCGGGCCGCGCTCTCCTGCTCGACCTGGTACGAGAGTCGGACCTGATCATAGAAAACTTCCGTCCCGGCACGCTCGACCGCCTCGGCCTCGACTATGACACGCTGAAATCAGCCAACCCCGGCATCATCGTGGTGCGCATTTCTGGCTACGGGCAGTCCGGTCCAAACCGCGATCTGGCCGGATTCGGCACACCGGCGACGGCCTTCAGCGGCGTGACCTACCTGACCGGCCACACCGACCGACCGCCGGTGAGCCCACCGTTCTCGCTGGCGGACTACGTTGCCGGCCTGACCGGCGCGTTCTCGGCAATGATGGCGCTGTATTACCGCGACACCAGCGGCGATGCCGATGGACAGGAGGTGGATGTCTCGCTGTATGAGCCGCTGTTCCGCATGCTGGAGTCGCTCGTCGCCGAGTTTGACCAGCTCGGTCTCGTCCGCGAGCGCACGCCGTTTGTCGCCTCCGGTGCAAGCCCGGCCGGCACCTATCAGACGGCTGATGGCAAGTGGGCGGTGCTGGTCTGCAGCACCCAACGCACGTGGGAGCGACTGCCCGCCGCGATCGAGCGCCCCGATCTCCTGAGCGATCCGCGCTTTGCCACGAACGCCGACCGCGTGCAGCACGACGGCGAGTTGAACGCGATCCTGATCGACTGGTTCGGGCAGCGGACGTATGCCGAGGCAAAGGCGCTCCTGGATGCCGCCGGCTGCCCCGCCAGCCTGATCTACTCGATCGAGGACATCTTCGCCGATCCGCACTATCACGCGCGTGAGAACGTCGTTGAGGTCGATCATCCGACGATCGGTAAGCTGAAGATGCCGGGCATCGTGCCGAAGATGAGTCGCACACCCGGGAAGATCACGGCTGCTGGCCCCGCCCTCGGCGAGCACAATCTCGATGTCTTCGGTGATCTGCTGGGATTGTCCGAAGAGGATCTGGCGGACCTTGCGGACGCCGGTGTGATTTAG
- the trpE gene encoding anthranilate synthase component I, which translates to MVDTITEQQTAAEAAGPRYSLTLDEVAALRDQGNVIPLYREIMADLETPVSAYLKIAEGPYSFLLESVEGGTTLARYTFLGSDPYLVVRLENGIAKVNQGGYKQAVPYDDPLDALRQFLAPYRSVQVDGLPRFLGGAVGYLSYEAVRYFENLPVAPERPNDFPDGVFMFVDSMLVFDHLERKVKVVSHVHIDDATPIEQSYQEAIERIERLAERLEDGTAVIPAGDRPLSDLAVRERARYNMDRPQYNAMIERAKEYIQAGDIFQVVLSQRIEVETGIHPFTLYRALRTVNPSPFMFYLQLGEEQIVGASPEALIRMDGRKMTTHPIAGTRRRGADDAEDIRLEAELLSDEKERAEHVMLVDLARNDIGRVATPGTVEVPVLLTTERFSHVIHLVSHVTGEIRDDLSPVDALRACFPAGTVSGAPKIRAMEIIAELERDQRGFYSGCVGYVAYSGNMDMALALRTVAFRDGTVIMQAGGGIVYDSTADFEFQETLNKMGASLRAIEVAEQIERDARGRTSTSALNAEARA; encoded by the coding sequence ATGGTCGACACGATTACCGAACAGCAGACCGCCGCCGAAGCGGCCGGTCCCAGGTACTCTCTCACCCTTGATGAGGTCGCGGCATTGCGCGACCAGGGGAACGTTATCCCGCTCTACCGCGAGATCATGGCTGATCTGGAGACCCCCGTTTCGGCGTACCTGAAAATTGCCGAGGGTCCCTACTCATTTCTGCTTGAGAGCGTTGAGGGCGGCACGACGCTGGCGCGCTACACCTTCCTCGGCTCGGACCCGTATCTGGTCGTCCGGCTGGAGAACGGCATCGCCAAGGTGAATCAGGGCGGCTACAAGCAAGCCGTTCCGTATGACGATCCGCTGGATGCTCTGCGCCAGTTCCTCGCACCGTACCGCAGCGTGCAGGTGGACGGCCTTCCAAGATTCCTCGGCGGTGCCGTTGGCTACCTGTCCTACGAGGCGGTGCGCTATTTCGAGAACCTGCCGGTTGCGCCGGAGCGACCGAATGACTTTCCCGACGGCGTGTTCATGTTCGTCGATTCGATGCTGGTATTCGATCACCTTGAGCGCAAGGTTAAGGTCGTCTCGCACGTCCACATCGACGACGCGACGCCGATCGAACAGTCCTACCAGGAGGCGATCGAGCGCATCGAGCGGCTGGCGGAGCGGCTGGAGGACGGCACCGCGGTCATCCCGGCCGGCGACCGCCCGCTTTCGGACCTGGCCGTTCGCGAACGCGCCAGATACAACATGGATCGACCGCAGTACAACGCGATGATCGAGCGCGCCAAGGAGTACATCCAGGCCGGCGACATCTTCCAGGTCGTCCTCTCGCAGCGTATCGAGGTCGAGACCGGCATTCATCCGTTCACGCTGTACCGGGCGTTGCGGACGGTGAATCCGTCGCCGTTCATGTTCTACCTGCAGCTCGGCGAAGAGCAGATCGTCGGCGCGTCGCCTGAGGCGCTGATTCGCATGGACGGTCGCAAGATGACGACGCACCCGATCGCCGGAACGCGCAGACGCGGAGCGGACGATGCCGAGGACATTCGGCTGGAGGCCGAGCTGCTGAGCGACGAGAAGGAGCGCGCCGAGCACGTCATGCTCGTCGATCTGGCGCGCAACGACATTGGCCGGGTTGCAACGCCCGGCACGGTCGAGGTTCCGGTGCTGCTGACGACCGAGCGCTTCTCGCACGTCATCCACCTCGTTAGCCACGTCACCGGCGAGATCCGCGACGACCTCAGCCCGGTCGATGCGTTGCGTGCCTGCTTCCCGGCCGGCACGGTCTCGGGCGCGCCGAAGATCCGGGCGATGGAGATCATCGCCGAGTTGGAGCGCGATCAGCGCGGCTTCTACTCCGGCTGCGTCGGGTATGTCGCCTACTCCGGCAACATGGACATGGCCCTCGCGCTTCGCACCGTCGCCTTCCGCGACGGCACAGTGATCATGCAAGCAGGTGGTGGGATCGTCTACGACTCGACCGCCGACTTCGAGTTCCAGGAAACACTGAACAAGATGGGCGCAAGTCTGCGGGCGATCGAGGTCGCTGAGCAGATCGAGCGCGATGCGCGCGGCCGAACATCGACCAGCGCGCTGAATGCGGAGGCGCGAGCATGA
- a CDS encoding aminodeoxychorismate/anthranilate synthase component II — translation MIVLIDNYDSFTYNLYQYLCELGAEVKVVRNDKVSVHDIRLMQPERVIISPGPCTPREAGISVPLVQELAGQVPILGVCLGHQAIGAAFGGEIVSAPVVMHGKLSQITHYGHDLFAGLPNPFTATRYHSLIVEEESLPDTLEITARSEDGTIMALRHRECEVYGVQFHPESILTTGGHRLLANFLGHERPAVTDGQLIHGY, via the coding sequence ATGATCGTCCTGATCGACAACTACGATTCGTTCACCTACAACCTGTACCAGTATCTCTGCGAGCTTGGTGCCGAGGTGAAGGTCGTCCGCAACGACAAGGTCAGCGTGCACGATATCCGGCTGATGCAGCCCGAGCGAGTCATCATATCGCCGGGGCCCTGCACGCCGCGCGAGGCTGGTATCTCGGTGCCGCTGGTGCAGGAGCTGGCCGGACAGGTGCCGATCCTCGGCGTCTGCCTCGGGCATCAGGCAATTGGCGCAGCATTCGGAGGCGAGATCGTCTCCGCCCCGGTGGTGATGCACGGCAAGCTCAGCCAGATCACCCACTACGGGCACGACCTCTTCGCTGGATTGCCGAATCCGTTCACCGCGACGCGCTACCACTCACTCATCGTTGAAGAGGAGTCGCTGCCGGACACGCTGGAGATCACGGCGCGATCGGAGGACGGCACGATCATGGCGCTGCGCCATCGCGAATGCGAAGTCTACGGCGTGCAGTTCCATCCAGAGTCGATCCTGACGACCGGCGGACATCGGTTGCTGGCCAACTTCCTGGGGCACGAGCGCCCTGCCGTTACCGATGGTCAACTCATCCACGGCTACTGA
- the trpC gene encoding indole-3-glycerol phosphate synthase TrpC produces the protein MSTREIEGTYLRDILINTANEVTVRKVTTPLADVEAAARTTPTPVDLIARLREPGVSVIAEFKRASPSKGLINPDATVDSVARAYLSAGAAGISVLTDERFFRGSLDDLREVAAFAHAAAPAAGVLRKDFVIDSYQIAEARAAGADCVLLIVAALDDDELRDLYAAAADYGLQALVEVHDEQELERALAIDATLLGINSRDLRSFAVDLGTIERVAAQVPPTVTLVGESGIRTRADVERLEAAGVHAILVGETLMRAADPAAALRELVG, from the coding sequence ATGAGTACACGAGAGATTGAAGGCACGTACCTTCGAGATATTCTGATCAATACGGCCAACGAGGTCACCGTTCGCAAGGTGACAACTCCGCTGGCTGATGTTGAAGCAGCCGCGCGAACAACGCCGACGCCGGTCGATCTGATCGCCAGGCTACGCGAGCCGGGCGTCTCGGTGATCGCCGAGTTCAAGCGCGCGTCACCGTCCAAGGGACTGATCAATCCTGACGCGACGGTGGACTCTGTCGCGCGCGCCTATCTGAGCGCCGGTGCCGCCGGTATCTCTGTCCTGACCGACGAGCGCTTCTTTCGAGGATCGCTCGACGATTTGCGCGAGGTTGCGGCGTTCGCGCATGCTGCAGCACCGGCTGCCGGAGTGCTGCGCAAGGACTTCGTCATCGACTCATATCAGATCGCCGAGGCACGCGCGGCGGGTGCCGATTGCGTCCTGTTGATCGTCGCGGCGCTGGATGACGACGAGTTGCGCGATCTCTACGCGGCGGCTGCTGACTACGGCTTGCAGGCGCTCGTCGAAGTGCATGACGAGCAGGAGCTAGAGCGCGCGCTGGCGATCGACGCCACGCTCCTCGGCATCAACAGCCGCGATCTGCGCTCGTTCGCCGTCGATCTCGGGACGATCGAGCGCGTGGCGGCGCAAGTGCCGCCGACGGTCACGCTCGTTGGCGAGAGTGGCATCCGCACACGCGCTGATGTCGAGCGGCTGGAGGCTGCCGGGGTTCACGCAATCCTCGTCGGCGAGACACTGATGCGGGCTGCCGACCCGGCTGCTGCGCTGCGGGAGCTGGTCGGATGA
- a CDS encoding phosphoribosylanthranilate isomerase, protein MTRVKICGISDSHHAAVAAESGADFIGVVFYPPSIRYVTLVQAREVAAAVSGTSTKVVGLFVNTPPDEINRVADTVGLDLVQLSGDETPKDAARVERPIVATVRADSSGRVDEERRFNRWINGSVQPAAILLDAHVPGMYGGTGTVADWFVAADFAARYPVLLAGGLTPTSVGEAIRRVHPYAVDVSTGVETDGVKNEHKIRAFIEAARRADEELARRQSTSTAAIYGR, encoded by the coding sequence ATGACGCGAGTGAAGATTTGCGGAATCAGCGATTCGCACCACGCGGCTGTCGCTGCCGAGAGCGGCGCGGATTTCATCGGCGTGGTGTTCTATCCACCAAGTATTCGTTATGTCACGCTTGTGCAGGCGCGTGAAGTAGCGGCAGCTGTCTCGGGAACCTCGACGAAGGTCGTCGGACTGTTCGTCAACACGCCGCCCGATGAGATCAACCGCGTCGCGGACACAGTCGGGTTGGATCTCGTGCAGCTCTCCGGCGATGAGACGCCGAAGGACGCGGCGCGAGTCGAGCGACCGATAGTCGCCACCGTCCGCGCGGATTCGTCCGGGCGTGTCGACGAGGAGCGCCGCTTCAACCGCTGGATCAACGGCTCGGTGCAACCCGCCGCGATCCTGCTTGATGCCCACGTGCCTGGCATGTACGGCGGCACCGGCACCGTCGCCGACTGGTTTGTTGCTGCGGACTTCGCTGCCCGCTACCCGGTGTTGCTGGCTGGTGGCCTGACGCCGACTAGTGTCGGCGAGGCGATCCGACGGGTGCATCCATATGCTGTTGATGTTTCGACAGGCGTCGAGACGGACGGTGTGAAAAACGAACACAAGATCCGCGCATTTATCGAAGCGGCGCGGCGTGCCGATGAAGAGCTCGCCCGCCGACAGTCGACCAGCACAGCTGCGATTTACGGGAGGTAA